In Clostridiales bacterium, the following proteins share a genomic window:
- a CDS encoding transposase, whose product VWELIDSYRKITLIGDKGYIGNKLAAELEYEKEITLLPVKKNNSKVQFPTILRQTIFKLRRRIETTASQLTGQLNIERVLAKSYWGLLSRIKTKLLAYNLCYYINMLMGKDIDIAKIKELVFG is encoded by the coding sequence AGTATGGGAACTTATAGACTCATACCGTAAGATAACCTTGATTGGAGATAAAGGCTATATAGGAAATAAACTTGCTGCAGAGTTAGAGTATGAAAAAGAAATAACTCTTTTACCAGTTAAAAAGAACAATAGCAAGGTACAATTTCCTACCATACTAAGACAGACTATCTTCAAACTAAGGCGCAGGATAGAGACTACAGCCTCACAACTTACAGGACAACTCAATATTGAGAGGGTATTAGCAAAGTCATATTGGGGTCTTTTATCCAGGATAAAAACCAAGCTTTTAGCTTACAATCTTTGTTATTATATCAATATGCTTATGGGTAAAGACATTGATATAGCAAAGATAAAAGAACTCGTATTTGGATAA